A genome region from Chlorobaculum tepidum TLS includes the following:
- the trxA gene encoding thioredoxin, whose amino-acid sequence MQSRIPFDFQNDVIERSKTVPVLVDFWAQWCGPCRILAPVLEKLAERHAGKWVLVKVNTEEFPEISAQYGIRSIPNVKLFSNGVVIDEFTGALPEYQIEQWLAKALPSPWAEEVARAAAEMAAGNDAVAITLLEGVLAKEPENRDAAAMLARLILFSRPEEALRLAETLEAEPDYADLSESVRTLGALLVRPASAFPDGEGREAYGEAVESLRKGDMDSALEHFISVLRTNRYYDDDGSRKACIAIFRFLGEEHEITMKYRRAFDRAF is encoded by the coding sequence ATGCAGAGCCGTATCCCTTTTGATTTTCAGAACGATGTCATCGAGCGAAGCAAAACCGTTCCGGTTCTTGTGGATTTCTGGGCGCAGTGGTGCGGGCCTTGCCGCATTCTCGCTCCAGTGCTTGAGAAACTTGCTGAGCGTCATGCCGGAAAATGGGTGCTCGTGAAGGTCAATACCGAAGAGTTTCCCGAGATTTCGGCGCAATATGGCATCAGGAGTATTCCCAATGTGAAGCTGTTTTCAAACGGTGTGGTTATCGACGAATTCACCGGAGCTCTTCCGGAATACCAGATTGAACAGTGGCTCGCCAAAGCGTTGCCAAGTCCCTGGGCCGAGGAGGTGGCGCGTGCAGCTGCCGAGATGGCCGCAGGCAACGACGCAGTGGCAATCACGCTGCTCGAGGGAGTTTTGGCCAAAGAGCCGGAGAACAGGGACGCTGCCGCCATGCTGGCCCGGCTGATTCTGTTTTCACGTCCAGAAGAGGCGCTCAGACTTGCCGAGACGCTCGAAGCAGAGCCGGATTACGCTGATCTGAGCGAGTCTGTCCGGACTCTCGGTGCGTTGCTTGTTCGTCCCGCATCAGCCTTTCCGGATGGGGAGGGCCGCGAGGCTTATGGTGAGGCTGTCGAAAGCCTGCGGAAGGGAGATATGGACAGTGCGCTCGAACATTTCATCTCGGTTCTGCGGACAAACCGCTATTACGACGACGATGGTTCACGCAAGGCCTGTATCGCCATTTTCCGGTTTCTCGGCGAAGAGCATGAAATTACGATGAAATACCGTCGAGCGTTTGACCGGGCGTTCTGA